From Pseudanabaena sp. PCC 6802, one genomic window encodes:
- a CDS encoding type II toxin-antitoxin system HicB family antitoxin, translating into MNRYSMIVQWSDEDRLFLVTIPEFADLVVMPCTYGKTREEAIRNGEEVIEMYLEAWQAENESIPEPSTLQIA; encoded by the coding sequence ATGAACCGATATAGCATGATTGTCCAGTGGTCTGATGAAGATCGGCTTTTCCTAGTTACGATTCCAGAATTTGCAGATCTTGTGGTTATGCCTTGTACCTATGGCAAAACTCGTGAAGAGGCAATCCGAAACGGCGAAGAAGTAATCGAAATGTACTTAGAGGCTTGGCAAGCAGAAAATGAATCTATTCCTGAACCCAGTACATTGCAAATCGCTTGA
- a CDS encoding TonB C-terminal domain-containing protein — MPFKPLKPTEQSDGDIGKSNGSNLSNGSKVNGSKSSVEQVEHYSNYGTGKLKLAIHQHSFWLFLIFSATLHALLWVLTPNPLKQTEKQKSPEDIEVVGTVPTVNLPQKKIPNPSKLSQIAKQDLPSPQNNENPENVKSAIVDLPKNASKKSESEEDKKSVKPDNKPAESKKSADKVTPKTEPKSESQNEPSSDQLDDLANKKTTQPDNTLDQKTESQNKNDKQADPTAERNAEPATAGATLSQDQFRSQFGKIYAEYAIKYGKENVVQRIIPSPQETTVSQVSQSIEPGINWIPPVEQPKSLDLKGKNTKVTVTLIVAPDGKIEKKWMFSSKNSNVDEIVKKTVKGYESKFAPLEGKIRIVTISYDFPG; from the coding sequence TCAAGCCAACAGAGCAAAGCGATGGAGATATAGGAAAATCTAATGGATCTAATTTATCTAATGGCTCTAAAGTTAACGGATCTAAATCTAGCGTCGAGCAGGTCGAGCATTACAGCAACTATGGTACTGGCAAGCTAAAACTAGCAATTCACCAGCATAGTTTCTGGCTATTTTTAATTTTTTCAGCCACATTACATGCCTTGCTTTGGGTACTTACACCCAATCCCCTCAAGCAAACAGAAAAGCAAAAGTCTCCCGAGGATATAGAAGTAGTTGGCACAGTCCCAACCGTAAATTTACCTCAGAAAAAAATTCCCAATCCGTCAAAGTTGTCCCAGATCGCTAAACAGGATCTGCCTTCTCCTCAGAACAATGAAAATCCAGAAAATGTAAAATCGGCGATCGTAGATTTGCCGAAAAACGCATCGAAAAAAAGTGAGTCAGAAGAGGATAAAAAATCAGTTAAACCCGACAATAAACCCGCAGAATCAAAAAAATCAGCAGACAAAGTTACCCCAAAAACTGAACCTAAATCTGAATCTCAAAACGAACCCAGTTCCGACCAACTTGACGATCTCGCAAATAAAAAAACTACCCAGCCGGATAATACCCTCGACCAAAAAACTGAATCTCAAAATAAAAACGATAAGCAAGCCGATCCAACCGCAGAGCGAAACGCAGAACCAGCTACCGCAGGTGCCACGCTCAGTCAGGATCAATTTCGCAGCCAGTTTGGCAAAATCTATGCTGAATATGCCATTAAATACGGCAAAGAAAATGTCGTACAGCGCATAATTCCTTCTCCTCAAGAAACTACCGTATCTCAAGTATCGCAATCTATAGAGCCAGGGATTAACTGGATACCACCTGTAGAGCAACCAAAATCTCTAGATCTAAAGGGCAAGAATACCAAGGTAACTGTCACGTTGATCGTTGCACCCGATGGCAAGATTGAGAAAAAATGGATGTTCTCAAGCAAGAATAGTAATGTTGACGAGATCGTCAAAAAAACAGTGAAAGGCTATGAAAGTAAATTTGCACCTTTAGAAGGTAAGATTCGTATTGTTACTATTAGCTACGATTTTCCTGGGTGA
- a CDS encoding RNA-guided endonuclease InsQ/TnpB family protein — protein MIIYEFKVKGKDKQYHAIDDAIRTSQFIQNKALRYWMDNKKIGKYDLNKYCAVLAAEFPFADELNSMARQSAAERAWSAISRFYNNCKRKVKGKKGYPKFKKNCRSVEYKTSGWKLSDTRKAITFSDKKGIGTLKLKGTYDLNYYDIKQIKRVRLVRRADGYYAQFAIDVNITVETQPTNQIVGIDLGLKYFIADNKGNVEQSPQFYRKSEKQLNRANRKKSKKFSKDRNKANQKQSINYHKARNRYARKHLRVSRQRKEYCKRVAYSVIQSNDLVVYEDLNVKGLVRHRNLAKSISDAGWSTFRSWLEYFGHKYGKVTVAVPPHNTSQNCSSCGKKVKKSLSTRTHVCPHCGYVEDRDVNAAVNILRLGLSTVGHTGTYAWGDLPSWAIGVNLSSNGESANQESQCL, from the coding sequence ATGATAATTTACGAGTTCAAGGTCAAAGGAAAAGACAAGCAATATCATGCAATAGATGACGCTATTCGTACTAGCCAATTCATCCAAAATAAAGCTTTACGCTATTGGATGGATAACAAAAAGATTGGTAAATACGACCTTAATAAATATTGTGCTGTGTTGGCTGCTGAATTTCCTTTTGCCGATGAACTCAATTCAATGGCTAGGCAATCTGCTGCTGAACGTGCTTGGAGTGCAATATCTCGGTTTTACAATAACTGTAAAAGGAAAGTTAAGGGCAAAAAGGGGTATCCAAAGTTTAAGAAAAACTGTCGTTCTGTTGAATATAAAACGTCAGGATGGAAGCTTTCGGATACTAGAAAAGCCATAACTTTCTCAGACAAAAAAGGAATAGGAACTTTGAAACTAAAGGGAACCTATGACTTGAATTACTACGATATCAAACAGATTAAGCGTGTCCGGTTGGTGCGTCGTGCTGATGGCTATTATGCTCAATTTGCAATTGACGTTAATATCACAGTCGAAACACAACCGACCAACCAGATAGTTGGTATTGACTTGGGATTGAAATATTTCATTGCCGACAACAAAGGTAATGTAGAACAATCGCCCCAGTTTTACCGCAAATCTGAGAAACAGCTTAATCGAGCTAACCGCAAAAAATCCAAGAAGTTCAGCAAAGACAGAAACAAAGCTAACCAAAAACAATCAATCAACTACCACAAAGCTAGAAATAGATATGCCCGTAAGCATTTAAGGGTAAGTAGGCAACGAAAAGAGTATTGCAAGCGAGTTGCATATTCCGTCATCCAATCTAACGATTTGGTCGTCTATGAAGACTTGAATGTCAAAGGCTTGGTACGCCATCGAAATCTAGCTAAATCAATATCTGATGCTGGTTGGTCAACCTTTAGGTCATGGTTAGAATATTTTGGTCACAAGTATGGGAAGGTAACAGTTGCTGTTCCTCCTCACAACACAAGCCAAAACTGCTCAAGCTGTGGCAAGAAAGTTAAAAAATCTCTGTCTACTAGGACTCATGTTTGTCCACATTGTGGATATGTAGAAGATAGAGATGTCAATGCAGCAGTCAACATTCTAAGACTAGGACTCAGTACGGTAGGGCATACCGGAACTTACGCTTGGGGAGATTTGCCCTCTTGGGCGATTGGTGTGAACCTGTCGTCTAACGGCGAGTCAGCGAACCAAGAATCTCAGTGTCTTTAG
- a CDS encoding TatD family hydrolase, which yields MQLVDTHVHVNFKDFLPDLEDVRSRWQKVGVTRLVHSCVTPGEFQEIQSIADKFPELSFAVGLHPLDARMWHSDMEAQIRELAQSDRRVVAIGETGLDFYKAENQTEQMESFRRQLAIARDLDLPAIIHCRDAASATCEVLQEFNALNPERPARGVMHCWAGTPEETQWFLDLGMYISFSGVVTFKNAANLQESARIVSSDRLLIETDCPFLAPVPKRGKRNEPSYVLHVAEKLAELRGETLETLAEQTTANAYRLFNLG from the coding sequence ATGCAACTTGTCGATACTCACGTTCATGTTAATTTCAAGGACTTTTTACCAGATCTAGAAGACGTAAGATCGAGATGGCAAAAAGTAGGGGTAACGCGATTAGTACATTCGTGTGTCACTCCTGGTGAGTTTCAAGAAATCCAGTCGATCGCCGATAAATTTCCAGAACTCAGCTTTGCGGTTGGCCTGCACCCTCTCGACGCTCGCATGTGGCATAGCGATATGGAGGCGCAAATTCGCGAACTGGCTCAGAGCGATCGCCGTGTAGTGGCGATCGGCGAAACGGGGCTGGATTTTTACAAAGCGGAAAATCAGACCGAGCAGATGGAGTCATTTCGTCGACAGTTGGCGATCGCCAGAGATCTGGATTTACCTGCAATTATCCATTGCCGCGATGCTGCGTCTGCTACCTGCGAGGTTTTGCAAGAATTTAATGCCCTCAATCCCGAGCGCCCCGCCCGTGGCGTGATGCACTGCTGGGCTGGAACGCCAGAGGAAACGCAATGGTTTCTCGATTTGGGCATGTATATCAGTTTTAGCGGCGTAGTCACGTTCAAAAATGCCGCTAATTTGCAGGAGTCCGCCAGGATTGTGAGTAGCGATCGCCTCCTCATCGAAACCGATTGTCCGTTTTTGGCACCCGTACCCAAGCGCGGCAAGCGTAACGAACCATCCTATGTTTTGCACGTAGCTGAGAAGTTGGCAGAACTACGCGGTGAGACACTGGAAACGTTGGCAGAGCAAACAACTGCTAATGCTTATCGATTGTTCAACTTAGGTTGA
- a CDS encoding AbrB family transcriptional regulator produces the protein MTDISTVPLTGKALLQKAKEVNHLPKREQAKYCGYFSRGKDNQERVNLTEFYEALIAANGFSLDPEQTKDGRGRAPTNRVSVHKNGQIVIGATYTQSMGLNPGDEFEIKLGYKHIHLIPIEAKEKNTPHKKAS, from the coding sequence ATGACAGATATTTCAACTGTTCCACTAACAGGTAAGGCTTTACTCCAAAAAGCAAAAGAAGTTAACCATCTTCCAAAGCGAGAGCAAGCAAAATACTGCGGCTATTTCTCCCGTGGCAAAGACAACCAGGAGCGAGTCAACCTGACAGAATTTTATGAAGCGCTAATTGCTGCCAACGGCTTTTCTTTGGATCCAGAACAAACCAAAGATGGTAGGGGACGGGCACCTACTAATCGCGTCAGCGTGCATAAAAACGGACAGATTGTAATTGGCGCAACCTACACGCAATCGATGGGTTTAAACCCAGGCGACGAGTTTGAAATCAAGTTAGGCTATAAACACATTCATCTAATACCCATTGAAGCTAAGGAGAAAAACACACCCCACAAAAAAGCGTCTTAA
- a CDS encoding type II toxin-antitoxin system HicA family toxin has translation MPRKIRELKAQIAREGFVYLPKRGKGSHERWRHPLLRKTLTISGKDGDDVPIYLEKQLAQLLSELEDLREDKNL, from the coding sequence ATGCCTAGAAAAATTAGAGAGTTGAAAGCTCAAATTGCGCGTGAAGGATTTGTGTATTTACCCAAACGCGGTAAAGGTAGTCATGAACGCTGGCGGCATCCTTTGCTTCGCAAGACACTAACGATTTCAGGTAAAGATGGAGATGACGTGCCAATTTATCTAGAAAAGCAATTAGCCCAGCTATTAAGTGAACTAGAAGATCTTAGAGAAGATAAGAATTTATGA